One genomic segment of SAR324 cluster bacterium includes these proteins:
- a CDS encoding thermonuclease family protein has translation MLRQLLLLCLLLSTLQVQAEDFVGVQYVRAYDADTLTVNLKNLPSVFGEELGIRVASIDAPEIRGKCAQEEQMALQARDRVRELLEQAQQIDLVDVERDKYFRVVAKVKVDGRDLSQLLLEEGHAEAYDGETKSKDWCVLGTEEPVLVWNPWLAWAVVQLFPMLLSGRLLFNRQRKALSIGGRLRRVLLLLVIWNLLLALGYLGYNKWWEFVSL, from the coding sequence ATGCTGCGACAGCTGCTATTACTCTGCCTGTTACTATCAACCCTTCAAGTACAGGCGGAGGACTTTGTTGGTGTGCAGTACGTCCGCGCCTACGATGCCGATACACTCACCGTAAATTTGAAGAACCTACCATCTGTTTTTGGTGAGGAGCTTGGCATTCGGGTGGCAAGCATTGATGCTCCGGAGATTCGGGGCAAGTGTGCTCAGGAAGAGCAAATGGCGTTGCAAGCCCGGGATCGTGTAAGGGAACTGCTGGAACAGGCCCAACAGATTGATCTCGTGGATGTGGAACGAGATAAGTATTTTCGGGTAGTTGCCAAGGTCAAGGTCGATGGTCGTGATCTCTCACAGCTGCTGCTGGAGGAAGGTCATGCTGAGGCTTATGATGGCGAAACCAAGTCCAAGGACTGGTGTGTTCTGGGAACCGAGGAACCTGTACTGGTCTGGAATCCTTGGCTTGCGTGGGCTGTTGTGCAACTCTTTCCGATGTTGCTCAGTGGGCGACTGCTCTTCAATCGGCAGCGGAAAGCCTTATCGATTGGTGGACGTCTCCGCCGAGTCTTGCTGCTGCTAGTGATCTGGAACTTGTTACTGGCTCTGGGCTATCTGGGATATAACAAGTGGTGGGAATTCGTAAGCTTGTGA
- a CDS encoding high-potential iron-sulfur protein: protein MSSKIPDNSRRHLLKIAATGALLAPFAKFASQSAYAGGHEKKLELDNPQAKALQYVHVATESTSSLYKDGSICGNCVQWKGGDAEWGQCVLFAGVVVANSGWCSAWAKG, encoded by the coding sequence ATGTCATCAAAGATCCCAGATAATTCTCGAAGACACCTCCTAAAAATAGCCGCTACAGGAGCTCTGTTAGCGCCCTTCGCAAAATTTGCGAGCCAGTCAGCGTATGCTGGCGGTCACGAAAAGAAATTGGAGTTGGACAATCCACAAGCCAAAGCCCTGCAGTACGTTCATGTGGCTACAGAATCAACAAGCTCCCTTTATAAGGATGGATCAATCTGCGGTAATTGTGTGCAATGGAAGGGTGGAGATGCCGAGTGGGGCCAGTGCGTTCTTTTTGCTGGCGTTGTTGTGGCGAATTCAGGGTGGTGCTCTGCATGGGCGAAAGGATGA
- a CDS encoding tetratricopeptide repeat protein, producing MASSNSKNKISSYTTLIFLILLLMCALPPMIEAAGSSDYEDSTLRKSRGYQQAVSYIKKSDYGSAIPLLRRELKNNPKNADAHNYMGYALRKSDDLKNSAVHYTKALEINPQHLGALEYQGELYLTIGNLDLAKANLQKLDKLCWLGCDEYDELRASIEDYQQGRKNSKY from the coding sequence ATGGCATCATCTAATTCAAAAAATAAGATTTCATCTTACACTACCCTAATCTTTTTGATTTTATTGCTGATGTGTGCTTTGCCACCAATGATCGAAGCTGCAGGTAGTTCAGACTATGAAGATAGTACGTTAAGAAAGTCAAGAGGTTATCAGCAAGCTGTTAGCTACATAAAGAAATCGGATTATGGTTCGGCTATTCCGCTGTTGAGAAGAGAATTGAAAAACAATCCAAAAAATGCTGATGCTCATAACTACATGGGCTACGCATTACGCAAAAGTGACGATCTTAAAAATTCTGCAGTTCACTACACAAAAGCGCTTGAGATTAATCCACAACACTTGGGAGCCCTTGAATATCAGGGAGAGCTTTACCTGACGATAGGCAATTTAGACCTTGCAAAAGCCAATTTGCAAAAGCTGGATAAACTATGCTGGCTGGGGTGCGATGAGTATGATGAACTCAGAGCCTCTATCGAAGATTATCAGCAAGGAAGAAAGAATAGTAAATATTGA